The nucleotide sequence GTAAAGCATCATTGAGTTGTTTTAGTTCTTCTTGCCTGGATTGGTATAAGGCTTTTTCAGCCTCAATAAGCTCGGCGTTATTTTCAGCAAATTCTGGTGGAATATTCATTGGTTTTTGATTCATTTCCGCCGTGATACGTAATATCTGAATTTCTAAAGCGGCGATTTTTTTTTGTGCCTCGTCATAGGTTGCCATAAATCGAGTATTGTCAATTTGCATCAATACCTGGTCTTTATCGACGATCTCTCCCTCATGGACGTAGAGTTTACTGACGATACCACCCTCCAGATTTTGGATGACTTGGACTTGGCTTGAAGGAATAACTTTTCCTTGCCCTACAGTCACTTCGTCAAGAATAGCGTAATTTGCCCAGAGAGTAGCGCATATAATAAATAAAACAGCGCTCCAAAGAATAATGTGAGTAAACAGACGTGATTTTTCTTCGCGCCTCATTTTGTTTTCCTCTCGACAGTCATGCCGGCTTTTAATGCTGAAAGTACAGATTCTTTGGGACCATCAGCGATTATCTTACCATCATCAAGAATGATAATTCTATTGACCAGTTCTAACATGGAAAATTTATGCGTTACTAAAATAAGGGTATGATTTTCTGTCATATGCTCAATTAGTTGGGTTTTAAAACGTCGCTCACTGTTGTCATCCATTGCGGAGGTTGGTTCATCAAGAAGCAATATATTGGGATTACGTAACAAGGCTCTGGCGATTGCGATAGATTGCCGTTGTCCTCCCGACAATTCACTTCCTTTTTCACCAACTTGTCTGTCAAAACCATCAGGATGGCTATTTATAAAGGAAGTAACGCCTGCAATATTAGAGGCTCTTATTAAGGAGGCGTCATCAATAAAAGGGGCTCCAACACAGATATTGTCTCGGACACTACCATAGAATAAAGTGATGTCCTGTGGCACATAGCCAATTTGCTGCCTTAAATCATCGGGATTAATTTGGCGATAATCCGTATCATCAAGAAGGATGGTACCCTCGTCAGGCAAATAAAGTTTAAGTATTAAACGCGCAAGCGTCGATTTTCCTGAGCCTACACGACCAATAATGGCAACTTTTTCTCCGGCTTTAATTTTAAAGCTGATCGCTTTTAAAATAGAATTTTTACCATCACCATAGCTAAAGGAGACTTGATGAAATTCAATTTGTCCACGCAACACTGGCCTGTGCAGAAAATGACTATCTTCATTAACATCAATTGGTAATTGCATGATGCGATTAAGCGATGTTAATGCGTTAACGGATTGATAATAACGGGTCAAGAGAGAAGCCACTTGCGCCATGGGAGCAAGTGCACGGCCAGTTAAAATAGTACAGGCGATAAGTGCCCCCATTGTTAAATCGCCTTCACTAATAAGATAGACACCAGCAAGAACCATGATAATCGTCGCAGCCTGTTGTGCGAGAATAGTGAGATTAATGCTGGTATTGGATACCAGACGTAATTTCATTCCTGTTTTTGCGGCAAGACCAATTAATTGCTCCCATCGTGATTGCAGGGCAGATTCCGCAGTGGTTGTTTTTACTGTTTCAATATTGGAAAGTGACTCAAAAAGAATGGCCTGTTTTTCTGCTGCGTATTGATAAGACTGTTTTGTCAATTTTATCAAAGGGAATTGCAGTAAAATACCGATAACAAAAATAATGGGGATAGTAAGTAAAGGAATCCAGAATAAACTGCCACCTATAAAATAAATCACTAAAATAAAAATAACGACAAAGGGTAAATCAACTAAAATTGTTATCGTGCTTGAAGT is from Legionella donaldsonii and encodes:
- a CDS encoding type I secretion system permease/ATPase gives rise to the protein MATFKRQSWSTIDLHTLPPQDSLLGCLVLLTRYYRNPYSAQSLTARLPLEQNKLTVKLFARAAERASLSAEIFDKSIDKIKNNELPAVLLLEKGEACLLIQDAQGKRKIINPQTPTEQLEPAAISASYTGQTILVQPEYKYTTRAEETLGKPPKNWFWKVFLKSWRTYSEVLVASLLINLFALVIPLFTMNVYDRVVPNHAIATMWVLASGVGLVFLFDVLLKTLRSHFIDLAGKRSDIELSANIFEQILGISMQTRPKSVGALTNTVQSFEIFRDFITSSTITILVDLPFVVIFILVIYFIGGSLFWIPLLTIPIIFVIGILLQFPLIKLTKQSYQYAAEKQAILFESLSNIETVKTTTAESALQSRWEQLIGLAAKTGMKLRLVSNTSINLTILAQQAATIIMVLAGVYLISEGDLTMGALIACTILTGRALAPMAQVASLLTRYYQSVNALTSLNRIMQLPIDVNEDSHFLHRPVLRGQIEFHQVSFSYGDGKNSILKAISFKIKAGEKVAIIGRVGSGKSTLARLILKLYLPDEGTILLDDTDYRQINPDDLRQQIGYVPQDITLFYGSVRDNICVGAPFIDDASLIRASNIAGVTSFINSHPDGFDRQVGEKGSELSGGQRQSIAIARALLRNPNILLLDEPTSAMDDNSERRFKTQLIEHMTENHTLILVTHKFSMLELVNRIIILDDGKIIADGPKESVLSALKAGMTVERKTK